TAACAGTTTCATCGTTGAGCCCGAGGTTAAGGATCGTGTCCATCATTCCCGGCATTGAAACAGGTGCGCCTGAGCGGACCGATACAAGCAGCGGGTTTGAGCTGGCGCCGAATTTTTTCATGGCAAGGGCTTCGACTCTCCCGACTGCCGCCACTACATCTTCCCAGATGGATGAGATAAAATCTTTTTCTTTCCAGTACTTGTGACACGCTTCAGTTGTTATGATAAAACCAGGAGGGACCGGAAGTCCTATTTTCCACATCTGCGCGAGGTTGGCCCCTTTTCCCCCGAGCAGTGTCCTCATACCGGCGTCGCCTTCGCTGAAATCGTAAATATACTTTTCTGCTTTCATCATTTATAGAACCTCCTCAATCGTGGTAACAGAGAATCTGAAGCGTGAAAAAAACTCACAATGTCGCTATAGCTTGTATCTGCTTATTTAAGCAGACTGAAATCACCGGCCTGCATAAAAAATTCCTGGCATTTTTTCAGCAGTGCAAGCCTGTTGCTGCGGATAGCCGGGTCATTGTCCATTACGAGTACATCTTCAAAAAACTGCGATATTACAGGAGCAAGTTCTGCAAGGATAGATGCGAGTTTTTCCCAGTCAAATTCCGAAACCGCATCCTTCGCATAAACTGTTAGATGCAGCAGCTTATCATAAAGGTTTTTTTCTGGATCCGTCGTAAATTTAGACGGATCTATGCTGCCGCTAACGTCACCGGCCTTGCCAAGCAGGTTCTTGACCCTGACTGCCGCTGTGATAAGCCCCGCAAACCATGCCTCATCGCTGCTCTTCTGGAGTGTCCCTGCCATGCGGTAAACCTGGAGCGGCAGAGAAGGGACAGTCTGAACAGCAAGCATAATGACCTCGTGTTTAAGCCCTTTTTCTTTGAGCTGCACCTGCATGCGCTGCCTTAGAAAAGCAGATATCTTTTCCATTGTTGTCTTATCCAGTCCAAGCGGTACGGCAGCTTCGGCCATGAGTTTGTTTATGTCGATATCGAGCCCAAGCCCCCATATTATCTCATTTATGCACCTGGCAGCCCTGCGCAACCCGTATGGATCCTGTGAGGAAGTAGGCTCAAGTCCTATCTTATATATAGCCGCAATCGTATCCGCCCTCTCGGCAAGCCCAAGTATCGCTCCGGAATAAGAAGATGGGATCTCATCGCCTGCAAACCTTGGCAGATACTGTTCATATATGGCGGTGGAAACTTCATCCGGCTCTCCCGATATCCGCGCATATTCACGGCCCATCACTCCCTGGACATCGGCAAATTCATATACCATGTTTGAGACAAGGTCTGCCTTGGAAATCTCTGCCGCCCTCTCTACATAAGGCCTGATGTCGTTCATGGCAAGCATATCCGTGATGCGCAGGGCAAGCGCCTTTACCCTCTGGACCTTGTCATAGACAGATCCGAGCTGTTCCTGATACGTGACTGATCTAAGCTCTTCAGCCATCACATCCAGAGATTTCTTCTGATCCTCTTTCCAAAAAAACGCAGCATCATAAAGCCTGGCACGAAGTACCCTTTCATTGCCCTCCCTGACGATTGTCATATCCTTTGCCCTGTTGTTGCTGACTCCGACAAAGTTGGCCATAAGCCTGCCTTCGGTGTCTCTTACAGGAAAATAGCGCTGGTTTTTAGCCATCGACAGTGTAAGCACTTCCTCTGGTATATCAAGGAAACCCTTATCAAAACTGCCATAAAATACGACAGGATATTCGACAAGGTGTACATTCTCATCCAGTAGCGCAGGGTCTACATCTACAATTGCGCCAAGTTTTTTTTCTATCTGTGATATTCCGTCCAGTATCATCATCCTGCGCTCTTCGGGATCAGCAACGACAAAATTATCCGCCATAGCCGATGCATATTTTGAAGGATCCTTGATCTCCACTGAAGCAGCTCCCATAAAACGGTGCCCCCTGGAGATGTTCCCACTCTTTACATTTCCGAAACTCACATCGACGGTATCCTCGCCATAAAGGGCAACCATCCATCTTACTGGCCTTGCAAAACGCACTGCCCTGTCTGCCCAGTACATGCTCTTCTGAAAGGAGAGTTTTTTGATAATGCGCTCCAGTATCCCGGGCAGGACCTCCGCAGTAGGTTTACCGGCCTCGCGTTTTTCGGCAGCGACATACTCTGTCCCATTTACCGACTGTACTGTAAGGTCCTCGACGCTTACACCTCTGCTTCTGGCAAATCCTTCCGCAGCCTTAGTGGGCTTGCCCTCAGCGTCAAACGCCTGTGCCTTCATCGGGCCTTTTGCTATCTCCACAATATCCATCTGTTTATCCGCCACATCTTTTATCAAGAGTATAAGCCTGCGCGGCGTGCACCTGACGGTTATCTCCCCGCAGCTTATATGGGCGGACGCAAATTCATCTGCCGAGTATGAATAAATATCCTGAAGCGCCTTGGGCATGAAGCGTGCCGGTATCTCCTCCGTCCCGATTTCAAAAAGCATATCCCTTGCAGACATCAGCAAGCGCCCCCTTCCGCTTTTTCGTAGAAGTCAAATTTTCCGGAGAGCGGATGCCCCATCTCTGCGCGCTGCTCCAGATAGGCCTGACAGCAAGCCCCTGCGATGGCCCTCACACGTCCGATGTAACCTGTGCGCTCAGTTACGCTTATTGCATTTCTGGCATCGAGCAGATTGAATGAGTGCGAACATTTCAGCACATAATCATAGGCGGGGAGAACAAGTCCGCGTTCAAGTATCCTCTTTGATTCAGCCTCATACATGTTGAAGAGCTTAAAAAGCATATCGGTGTCCGCCACTTCAAAGTTATATGTGGAATGCTCGACCTCGCCCTTATGGTGGATATCCCCGTACTTCACATTGCCGACCCAGTTAAGGTCATATACATTGTCAACCTTTTGGACGAACATAGCAATACGCTCTATCCCATAAGTAAGTTCAGCGGGAACGACTTCCATATCTATAGAACCCATCTGCTGAAAATAGGTGAACTGAGTGATTTCCATACCGTCAAGCCAAACCTCCCACCCAAGCCCCCATGCTCCCGTAGTCGGGTTCTCCCAATCGTCCTCCACAAAACGGATATCATGTTCCTCCGGGTCGATGCCAAGAACTTTCAGGCTTTCAAGATACATTTCCTGAATATCTGCAGGAGCAGGCTGAATAATGACCTGGTACTGGTAGTAATGCTGAAGCCTGTTTGGGTTTTCACCGTATCTTCCGTCAGTCGGCCTTCTGGATGGTTCAACATAAGCGACACGCCACGGCTCCGGGCCAAGAACACGCAGTGTCGTTGCCGGATTCATCGTGCCTGCGCCAACCTCAATATCATAAGGCTGCTGGATGACACATCCCTGGGATGCCCAGAAGCTCTCCAGACGCATTATAATCTCCTGAAAATTCACTTGCTGCCGCCCCCTTTGCTTTGCGCAATTTATATCCGACATATTTTAACGTATATCAGAGAAAAACGTTATCAGTTTTTTTAGATGTTCATCATAGATCCCAAATGAATTTTGAGAGCGTGACCATTCTATAAAATCAAGATGGTTTAAAAGTGCCGCAGCCTGAATGTTTCTCAATTCCATGCCTCTTATGGCATTTTTATCAATTCCATGTATGCAGTGCCTGCAGATAAATCCATCCTGAGACCAGAACACGTCGGCATCAAGACGCCCCCCGCATTTTACGCACTGTTGCAGGGACGGCGCAAGGCCTAAAGCATTCAGCAGTTTCCATGCAAATCTGAATTCAACTATTGGAGCCGGGCAGTTTTCTTTCAGCAGGATCATTGCACTCCAGAGGAGGGTAAGTATTTGATTGCTTTCGTGAGTTGCCATGACAACTTTTGATACCATTTTATAAAGTCTTAGCGCCGTCATCAACCGTGAAGCGTCATCACGCAATGAGAGAAAATCCTCCTTTATCTCAGCCCCCTTAAGATAGAGATATTTAGGGCTTTGATAGAGGCAGAACTCCCCCCAGACAAGCGGCTCGGTAGCACCGCCGAATCTGTTTTTGCCTGATGCGGCAGGAGCATTTACC
Above is a window of Synergistaceae bacterium DNA encoding:
- the recO gene encoding DNA repair protein RecO; protein product: MISYFEIDRLPQGYYAQTGTVLQRRDSAKEGQSLQLFLRDLGPRWVNAPAASGKNRFGGATEPLVWGEFCLYQSPKYLYLKGAEIKEDFLSLRDDASRLMTALRLYKMVSKVVMATHESNQILTLLWSAMILLKENCPAPIVEFRFAWKLLNALGLAPSLQQCVKCGGRLDADVFWSQDGFICRHCIHGIDKNAIRGMELRNIQAAALLNHLDFIEWSRSQNSFGIYDEHLKKLITFFSDIR
- the glyS gene encoding glycine--tRNA ligase subunit beta: MSARDMLFEIGTEEIPARFMPKALQDIYSYSADEFASAHISCGEITVRCTPRRLILLIKDVADKQMDIVEIAKGPMKAQAFDAEGKPTKAAEGFARSRGVSVEDLTVQSVNGTEYVAAEKREAGKPTAEVLPGILERIIKKLSFQKSMYWADRAVRFARPVRWMVALYGEDTVDVSFGNVKSGNISRGHRFMGAASVEIKDPSKYASAMADNFVVADPEERRMMILDGISQIEKKLGAIVDVDPALLDENVHLVEYPVVFYGSFDKGFLDIPEEVLTLSMAKNQRYFPVRDTEGRLMANFVGVSNNRAKDMTIVREGNERVLRARLYDAAFFWKEDQKKSLDVMAEELRSVTYQEQLGSVYDKVQRVKALALRITDMLAMNDIRPYVERAAEISKADLVSNMVYEFADVQGVMGREYARISGEPDEVSTAIYEQYLPRFAGDEIPSSYSGAILGLAERADTIAAIYKIGLEPTSSQDPYGLRRAARCINEIIWGLGLDIDINKLMAEAAVPLGLDKTTMEKISAFLRQRMQVQLKEKGLKHEVIMLAVQTVPSLPLQVYRMAGTLQKSSDEAWFAGLITAAVRVKNLLGKAGDVSGSIDPSKFTTDPEKNLYDKLLHLTVYAKDAVSEFDWEKLASILAELAPVISQFFEDVLVMDNDPAIRSNRLALLKKCQEFFMQAGDFSLLK
- a CDS encoding glycine--tRNA ligase subunit alpha gives rise to the protein MNFQEIIMRLESFWASQGCVIQQPYDIEVGAGTMNPATTLRVLGPEPWRVAYVEPSRRPTDGRYGENPNRLQHYYQYQVIIQPAPADIQEMYLESLKVLGIDPEEHDIRFVEDDWENPTTGAWGLGWEVWLDGMEITQFTYFQQMGSIDMEVVPAELTYGIERIAMFVQKVDNVYDLNWVGNVKYGDIHHKGEVEHSTYNFEVADTDMLFKLFNMYEAESKRILERGLVLPAYDYVLKCSHSFNLLDARNAISVTERTGYIGRVRAIAGACCQAYLEQRAEMGHPLSGKFDFYEKAEGGAC